One genomic segment of Hemitrygon akajei unplaced genomic scaffold, sHemAka1.3 Scf000108, whole genome shotgun sequence includes these proteins:
- the LOC140723311 gene encoding uncharacterized protein yields the protein MAHKRVLTGEWPFTCSDCGKGFTCSSKLKIHQRIHTGEKLFTCSDCGKGFIQSSELKVHQRVHTGERPFTCSVCEKGFTTSSHLLIHLSVHTAVRDFTCSVCGKTFTQSSNLQRHQQVHTGEKLFTCSVCGKGFTRSFNLQSHQRVHTGEWLFTCSDCGKGFTQASHLRRHQSVHTGEKPFTCSVCGKTFTQSSNLQTHQRVHTGEKPFTCSDCGKGFTQLGSLQTHQLVHTGERPFTCSDCGKRFTTSSHLVTHQSVHTAVRDFICSVCGKRFTQSSNLQRHQQVHTGEKLFTCSDCGKGFTRLFNLQSHQRVHTGERLFTCSDCGKGFIQASHLRRHQSVHTGEKPFTCSVCGKTFTQSSNLQTHQRVHTGERPFTCSDCGKGFTQLGSLQAHQLVHTGERPFTCSDCGKGFTTSSHLVTHQSVHTAERDFTRSDCLKGFTQSSDLLAHQ from the coding sequence ATGGCTCACAAGCGAGTTCTCACCGGGGAGTGGCCGTttacctgttcagactgtgggaagggattcacttgctcatctaaactgaagatccatcaaagaattcacactggggagaaactgtttacctgctcagactgtgggaagggattcattcagtcatctgaactgaaggtacatcagagagttcacactggggagaggccattcacctgctcagtctgtgagaagggattcaccacatcatctcacctactgattcacctgtcagttcacactgcagtgagagatttcacctgctcagtctgtgggaagacattcactcagtcatctaacctacagagacaccagcaagttcacactggggagaagctgttcacctgctcagtctgtgggaaaggattcactcgatcattcaacctacagagtcaccagcgagttcacactggggagtggctgttcacttgctcagactgtgggaagggattcactcaggcaTCTCACCTacggagacaccagtcagttcacactggggagaagccattcacctgctcagtctgtgggaagacattcactcagtcatccaacctacagacacaccagcgagttcacactggggagaagccgttcacttgctcagactgtggaaagggattcacacagttaggtAGCCTACAaacacaccagttagttcacactggggagcggccgttcacctgctcagactgtgggaagagattcaccacatcatctcacctagtgactcaccagtcagttcacactgcagtgagggatttcatctgttcagtctgtgggaagagattcactcagtcatctaacctacagagacaccagcaagttcacactggggagaagctgttcacctgctcagactgtgggaaaggattcactcgattattcaacctacagagtcaccagcgagttcacactggggagaggctgttcacctgctcagactgtgggaagggattcattcaggcaTCTCACCTacggagacaccagtcagttcacactggggagaagccattcacctgctcagtctgtggaaagacattcactcagtcatccaacctacagacacaccagcgagttcacactggggagaggccgttcacctgctcagactgtggaaagggattcacacagttaggtagcctacaagcacaccagttagttcacactggggagcggccgttcacctgctcagactgtgggaaaggattcaccacatcatctcacctagtgactcaccagtcagttcacactgcagagaGGGATTTCACCCGCTCAGATTGTttgaagggattcactcagtcatctgatctgctggcacaccagtga